A region of the Rhodothermia bacterium genome:
AAGCCGCCGTCAGGTTATACGCATTAAAACGGCCTACCAAACGGAACTTGCATACATGACCGTCAAGATTTAAAGACAAGCCAGAAACGGTATCGGCGAGGATTTCGAATCGGATTTGGCTATTCTTATGTGCGCCATAGGTGATGGTACGCGCTGCGGTATCGCGGATCATGTGTAGCCCTTCTGGATCGTCCGTGTTGGTGAGGGCGATTGCACTTTCAGGCAAGTCATCAAAGAGTTTTTTCTTGGCCGCTCGGTAGGCTTCTACCGTTTTATGATAGTCTAAATGGTCGTGTGTTAAATTAGAGAAAACCGCTACATCAAAATCTTGTCCTACAACCCGATATTGGTCTAATGCGTGAGAGGAGACTTCCATAACGGCATATTTGCATCCGGCGGAAACCATTTCTCTGAGGAGGGCATTGAGTTTAACCGCCGATGGTGTGGTATGGGTTGATTCGATGACCTCGTTGCCAATTCGATAAGAAATGGTTCCGATCAAGCCTGTTTTTTGTCCTAAGCCTTCTAACAAATGGTGGAGCAGCCAAGTTGTAGTGGTTTTGCCATTGGTTCCTGTCACCCCGATGATGGCTAAGGAGGAGGCTGGATGGTGCCAGAGTGCTGCGGATAAGGCCGCCAATGCACGTCGGCTATCCGAAACGAGGGCCATATGAACCCCGTTGGGTTCCTCGGTAGGCAAGGTTTCGCAAACAATACCAGAAGCACCATTCGAGATGGCTTTCGGAATGAACAAATGTCCATCGGCTTCACTTCCTCGAATGGCAACAAAAAGGTGATCTGAACCAACTTCGCGGCTATCATCCGAGACTTGGGTAATGCAAAACTCCGATTCTTTACCGTAGGTAGAGGCAATCAATAAGCCCTGCTCCCTTAGCACGTCCAATGCGGCCTGCCAAGTCATAAAGGGGGTCATATGTGTATCACTTCTGTTCATTCGTAGCCAAAAATGGTTGCCGTTTGGGGTACA
Encoded here:
- a CDS encoding UDP-N-acetylmuramoyl-L-alanyl-D-glutamate--2,6-diaminopimelate ligase — protein: MTPFMTWQAALDVLREQGLLIASTYGKESEFCITQVSDDSREVGSDHLFVAIRGSEADGHLFIPKAISNGASGIVCETLPTEEPNGVHMALVSDSRRALAALSAALWHHPASSLAIIGVTGTNGKTTTTWLLHHLLEGLGQKTGLIGTISYRIGNEVIESTHTTPSAVKLNALLREMVSAGCKYAVMEVSSHALDQYRVVGQDFDVAVFSNLTHDHLDYHKTVEAYRAAKKKLFDDLPESAIALTNTDDPEGLHMIRDTAARTITYGAHKNSQIRFEILADTVSGLSLNLDGHVCKFRLVGRFNAYNLTAAYGVGLALGFTPSEILGVLQNAPPVPGRFEQQVFNNNITAIVDYAHTPDALENVLQTIHSVKHQNGKIWCVFGCGGDRDPQKRPVMGQVAEQYADFQVVTSDNPRTEDPEKIINDIRRGFRNPQQAIWRTDRREAIRYAVHHAQPNDVVLVAGKGHEPYQILGTTKHHFDDREEVYDAFQIKQTS